From the genome of Ignavibacteriota bacterium:
TCGGCCCTGGGCAAAGCGAAGATCATGATCCCCATGATCGCATCCGTTACGGAGGTCCGTGCGATGCGCGTGTGGATCGACAGGATCAAAGAAGAACTCGGCGCGGCGAAGGTGGCGTTCAACCCGTCGACGGAGATCGGCATCATGGTCGAGATCCCGTCCGTGGCGTTCGTCATGGACCAGCTCGCGCCGCTGGTGGATTTCTTCAGCATCGGCTCGAACGACCTCACACAGTATTTCCTCGCGGTGGACCGCGGGAACCCGAAGGTGCGGGGATTGTATTCATCGTTCACGCCCTCGTTCCTGCGCCTGCTGAAGATGATCACGGACGGCGCGCACCGTCATGGCCGGTGGGTGGGCATGTGCGGCGAACTCGGCGGGAAGATCCCCGCGGCGCCGTTGTTCCTTGGACTGGGGCTGGACGAGATCAGCCTGGCGTCGCCGGGCATCCCGGCGATGAAGGAACGGATCTCGCAGTTCACCGCGGCCGATGGCGGGGCGATCCTGACACAGACGCTGGCATGCGAAACTCCGGAAGACGTGGAGGCCATGCTTGCAGCCGCTGCCGGCAGCAGACTCGCCGGGAAGCCGCTGATCGATGGGAATATCATCGTGCTGGAATCGGAGAACAGCGACAAGGCACTGGTGATCCGTGAACTGGTGAACGCACTTCATGCCGATGGGCGCACGGCCGATCCGGATGAAGTGGAAGAGGCGGTCTGGCGGCGCGAGGAGACCTTCTCCACGGGCATCGGGTTCGGCGTGGCGATCCCGCACTGCAAATCGGCGGCGGTGATGTCGAGTTCCATCGCCTTCCTCCGTCCGGCGAAACCCTTCCTCTGGGTGGAGGGTGACGAAGACCCGGTGAACATGGTGATCCTGCTGACGATCAATGATGCGGCGCCGGGCGACGAGCACCTGCGCATCATCGCGAAGCTGTCGCGCAAGCTGATGCATGATGAATTCCGTGAGAAGCTCATCGGCGCACCGTCGCCGTCGGATGTGGTGGCCGCATTGAGTGAGGCCATGCAGTAGGTGTCAGGGTACCAGCGCACCCTGCGGGGGGGGGGGGGGGGGCGGGGGGGGGGGGGGGGGGGGGGGGGGGGGGGGGGGGGGGGGGGGGGGGGGGGGGGGGGGGGGGGGGGGGGGGGGGGGGGGGGGGGGGGGGGGGGGGGTGTCAAAGTCACCGTGCGTGCCCGGCTCCATGTGTCCGGGTTGCCATCGGAGCCCTGCGAAGGTTTTTCGGGGGATGCAATGACGACCCCGTCATTGCCGGCCCTTGCTGTCGTCTGATGTCCGCAAAATAGACTGAAACAAAGGAGTACCCGGATGCGATCTCTCCGTTGGATCCTTGCTTGTGCTGCCTTCTGCCTGCAGGCGGAAGCCATGGCACAGCCATCCGGCCCATCAGCCCATGCTCTCCCACCCGCCGTTCCTCCTGTTTCCGATACCCTCCGCAGCACCATTCATCTGATCGGTTCGAGTCATCAGGACATCGCCTGGATGGACAGCCCCGAGAAGTGCAAGGAGCAGCGTGATGTCGTCGTGATCACGCCGGCACTGAAGATCATGCGCGAGCATCCGGACTTCCGGTACGGGATGGAGAACACCCTCAATCTTGTGGAGTACCTCGAACGCCATCCGGACCGCTACGACGAGGTCCTGCGACTGACCCGCGAAGGGAAGATGGAATGGGGGGCGACGTACAACCAGCCGTATGAATCGATGTTGTCGGGCGAACAGCTTGTGCGGGAGCTCTACTTCGGACGGAAATGGATACGCACGCATTTGCCGGGCTGCGATGCACGCGTGGCATGGAACCCCGATGTGCCGGGGCGGGCGACCCAGATGCAGCAGATCCTGGCCAAAGCCGGCGTGCCGTACCTCATGATCAGCCGCCAGAAGGAGAACCTCTTCCGCTGGAAGAGTCCGGACGGCTCGAGCGTCATCGCCTACACCCCCGGCCACTATTATAATCACAGCCTGATCCTTGCCGAGACCACGGCGGTTGCCGCGGAGAAGCTCGGCAAGAAGTACGACGAATGGCAGACGTTCTTCGCCGGGCGCGGAATGCCGGCGCAGTTCGGCGTGCTCAACAGCGCGGATGCGATGGGTCCGCAGTACTTCGGCAAGCTTGTGGACCGCTGGAATGAGCTTCCGTCACCGGCTAATGCGTCACGGCCGGTGATGAAACATTCGTCCGCGGAGGACTTCTTCCGGTCGGTGGATGTGCCGGGTGCGCGGCTGGATACGATCACCGGCGAGCGTCCGAATGTCTGGTTGTACATCCATGGCCCCACGCATCACTGGGCGATCTCCGCGAAGCGTCAGGCGGGCGTGTTGCTTCCCGCGGCCGAGGCGTTCAGCACCATCGATGCGTTGCTCGCCGGATCGTGGACAGGGTATCCGCAGAAGGAACTGAATACCGCGTGGGCGGCTTCCATCTATGACGACCACGGCTGGGGCGGTAACCAGGGACAGGTCACGGATCAGTTGTTCCGCAGCAAGGCGGATACCGCACGGACGATCGGCAAGGCGTTGCTGGGTCGGGCGCTCGGAAACATCGCAGCACGTGTCAAGACCGCGACGGCGAAAGGGACACCGGTCGTCGTGTTCAATGCGCTCTCCTGGCCGCGCACGGAACCCGTGCGGGTGGTCCTTCCGGCGGGATCATACAGGATCACGGATGCATCGGGGAAGGCTGTTGCCTCGCAATCGGTTGCTGTGCCTGCGGGAGCATCGGAAGGCGGTACCGCCGTGACGTTCATCGCGCGGGATGTCCCGTCGTACGGTTACGCAACATACTACGCCGTGCCTGATAAGGCCGGCCCGTCGCAACGGATCGTCAGTCCCGCGCCGTTGACATGGGAATCGAAGCACTACACGATCAGGTTCGCCCCGGGCGGACTCCAGAGCATCTACGACAAAGAACTGAAGCGCGAGTTGTTGCGCACGGGAAAATTCCTTGGCGGTGAGATCTTCACCATGCGTTCGGTGGGGACCGGTGCCGGTGAATTCACGCGCGTGCAACAGCCTACGATGGAAGGGTTCGACAAGCTCAGCAACCATGCACCGGTGTGGCGCATGGAGGAGAACGGTCCGGTCTATGCGGTGTTCGCCCTGCGCCAGCCGCTTCCTACATGCACCATCGTGGAAAAGGTGACAGTCTATCATGAGGTGAAGCGGATCGACGTCGATGTGGCGATCCTTGGCTGGAACGGCGACCGCTATCGCGAGTTCCGCATGGCGTTGCCGCTGGCAATGACCGCACCGGAGATCGCCTACCAGGTGCCGATGGGCATCGCGCGCTTCCAGAAAGACGAGATGCCGGGTGCGGCTGGATATGCCTATGGCAAGGTCGATTATTCCCAGCCCAATGTGGACGTCCGTCCGCGCGAAGTACAGAATTTTGTGACTGCCAGCGATGCAACCTGCGGCGTGACGATGAGTTCCGATGTTGCCGTCATGGACTTCCTCGATCCGACCGACCATCCCGTGGACCATCCGGTGTTGCAGCCCATCCTGCTGGCATCGCGGCGGAGCTGTCATGGCCTGGGCAACTGGTATCTGCAGGAAGGGGACCATCAGTACAGGTTCTCCATCACCTCGCATGCGCCGGGGTCAGCCGCCGGCCAGCGGCAGGCTATCGGCGTGAACGATCCGCTCATCGCCGTGGTGCAGGAACGCCGTGACGCGGCGCGGCATTGCCGCCCGTGCACGGGTTCCTGTCGGTGTCGGCGCAGAACTGGGGCGTGACGGCATTGAAGAAATGCGATGACGATGACAGTGTGGTGCTGCGAGTGTACGATATGGAAGGGAAGGATGCGGAGGGGGCGGTGCAGTTCATGATGCCGCTTGCACGCGTTCGTGCGGCGTCCATCATCGAAGACGATGGCGTGGAGGTGGCCCACGCCGGTGCGCGCATCCCGCTGCGCATCGGGCATCACGCCATCGAGACCTACAAGTTATATCCGGGAACGCCGGTCCGTTAACAGACGGCGCGACGGATGAGAATGGACGGACCACGGGGCGTGGTCCGCGAACCCGCATCATCGTACTGCAGACATCAAGGAGTGATCATGGCATCTGACAGACCATTACGCATGGGGATGGTGGGCGGAGGGCCCGGGGCATTCATCGGCGAGGTGCACCGGAAGGCATCACGGATGGACGGCGGCATCGTGACCGTTGCCGGCGCGTTCAGCCGCTCGGCAGAGCAGTCGCGCGCCACCGGCAAACAGCTTATGCTCGATCCCGCCCGGGCGTACGCATCGTACCAGGAGATGATCGAGAAGGAAGCGCGGCTCTCCGCGGGCGAAAAGATCGACATCGTTGCCGTGACCACGCCGAACAACTCGCACTTCCCGATCGCGAAGCTGGCACTCGAATCCGGCTTCCACGTCATGTGCGAGAAGCCCATGACCTTCACGTCGCAGGAAGCGCGCGACCTCGTGGCGGTCGTGAAGAAGACCGGCAAGGTCTTCGGGCTCATGCACAATTATACCGGCTATCCGATGGTCAAGCTGGCCCGCGACATCGTCCGCGGCGGCGAGCTCGGCGAGATCCGGAAGGTCGTGGTGCAGTATCCCCAGGGGTGGCTCTCCACCCCGCTGGAGGCCACCGGACAGGTGCAGGCATCTTGGCGCGTGGACCCCGGCCAGAGCGGCGTGGCCGGCGCGATCGGCGACATCGGCACGCACTGCGAGAACCTCGCGGAGTACATCACCGGGTTGAAGATCACGCAGGTGTGCGCGGACATCACCACGTTCGTTGCCGGCCGTCGGCTGGACGACGACGGCAACTGCCTGTTGCACTTCAACAACGGTGCACGCGGCATCCTGCACGTCAGTCAGATCGCCGTGGGCGAAGAGAACGGACTTGCGATCCGGGTGTACGGCACGAAGCTGGCGCTGGAATGGCATCAGGAGCACCCCAATGCGCTGATCCTCAAGGACCAGAACGGACCCGACAGGATCTTCCGGCGCGGGAACGGGTATGTGGCGGAGAAGAGCGCAGCGGCGGCGCGTGCGACACGCCTCCCCTCCGGACATCCCGAGGCATTCCTCGAGGCCTTCGCGAACGTCTACTGCAACTTCGCCGACACCATACGTGCGGTTGATGAAGGCAGGAAGCCCGACGCGTTGGCTCTGGACTTCCCGAACGTGGAGGATGGATTGCGCGGGATGTTGTTCATCGAGACCGTCATTGCGAGTGGCAAGAGCACTGAAAAATGGACCAACATGCCAGTCTAAGGAGGACCATCATGGGACGACCGGTAACACTCTTCACAGGACAATGGGCGGACCTGCCGCTGGAGGTCCTTGCGCAGAAGGCAGCATCATGGGGGTATGACGGGCTCGAGCTTGCGTGCTGGGGCGACCATCTGGATGTCGAGCGCGGGGCCGTGGACAAGGACTACTGCGCCGGGAAGCTGGCGCTGCTGAAGAAGCACAACCTGAAGCTGTTCGCGATCAGCCATCATCTTGCCGGACAGCTCGTGTGCGATCTCAACAATGATGCCCGGTCGGATGGCTTTGCACCGGCATCGTGCGCCGGTGATCCGGAAAAGAAGCGCGCATGGGCGGTGGCCACCATGAAGAACGCCGCGCGCACGGCGCGCAACCTGGGCGTGCACGTCGTGAACGGGTTCACGGGCTCGCCCATCTGGCATCTGTTGTACAGTTTCCCGCCGGTGGCGGATGCGACGATCGAGGACGGGTTCCGCTCTTTTGCGCGCATGTGGAACCCGATCCTGGATGTGTATGATGAATGCGGTGTGAAGTTCGCGCTGGAAGTGCACCCCACCGAGATCGCGTTCGACATCATCACTGCGCACCGCGCGCTCGAAGCGATCGGGCACAGGAAGACCTTCGGATTCAATTTCGATCCGAGCCATCTCCACTGGCAGATGGTGGACCCGGTGCAGTTCATCCGTGAATTCACCGACCGCATCTATCATGTGCACATGAAGGATGCAGCGCTGCAGCTCGACGGCCGGAGCGGCATCCTGGCGTCGCATCTGAACTTCGGGCATCCGGCACGCGGGTGGGACTTCCGTTCGCTCGGCCGCGGCGGGATCAAGTTCGAAGAGATCATCCGTGCGTTGAACCATGCGAAGTATGGCGGTCCGCTCTCCGTGGAATGGGAGGACAGCAACATGGACCGCGAGCACGGTGCACGTGAGGCGTGCGCGTTCGTGAAGCATCTCGATTTCGCGCCGTCGGGGGTTGCCTTCGATTCGGCGTTCGACAAGTAGAGGTTAGGTGTGCTGGGCTCGGGGAGTGGCCCCTGCGCCACGAAACCTGTCTGATGAATGCGCGAATTGTGAGCCGCGGGGGCCACTCCCCGATCCCTCCCACCAGTGAGGGGGCCGATGAGAAAAGCCGGAGTTACTAGTGGGGGCACCACCCGGGACCGCACACCGAAACACAAGTCTTTGAATTCACTCGTTAGAGAGCATCTGCTACACACAGGAGAACCCAGATGAAGCAGCACCCATCCAACACGCGGCGCGACTTCCTGAAGAAGGCCGGCCTCGCCGCCGTCGGCGCCATCGGCGCGCCGATGATCCTGCCGTCGAAGGTCTTCGCCCGCAACGGCATCGTTGCCCCCGGCTCGAAGATCACCATGGCCTGCATCGGTATCGGGAATATGGGCACCTATAATATGGGTGCGTTCCTGCAGAAGCCGGAGGTGCAGATCGTTGCCGTCTGCGACGTCGATGCCAAACGGCTCGAAGAAGGGCGTGCGGCGGTGGACAAGCACTACGGCACGAAGGGGTGCGCGGTGTACAGCGACTTCCGTGAGCTGCTCGCGCGGACGGACCTCGATGCGGTGAGCATCGCCACCCCCGACCACTGGCATGCACTCCTGGCTGTTGCTTCGATCAAAGCCGGACTGGATGTCTACGGTGAAAAGCCGCTCGGCTTCTCCATCCCCGAAGGGCGCGCCATCGTCGATGCGACGGAGCGCTACGGTGCCATCTGGCAGACAGGCAGCTGGCAGCGCTCGGAGAAGAACTTCCGGTATGCCTGCGAGCTCGTACGCAACGGGCGCATCGGCAAGGTGCATACCGTTCGTGTCGGACTGCCCAACGGGTTCAGCATCAACGACAACGGCGGCTATCATGTCACCACGCCTCCGCCGGGCTTCGACTATGAGATGTGGCTCGGTCCGGCGCCGAAGACGCCGTACATCCCCAACCGGTGCCACTGGAACTTCCGGTGGATCAGCGATTACGGCGGGGGACAGCTCACCGACTGGGCCGGCCATCATTGTGACATCGCGCAGTGGGGCATGGGCACGGAGCTGAGCTCGCCGGTGGAGATCGAAGGGGTCGCGGAGTATACGGACGCCGCGGACGGACTGTTCGATACGCCGACGAAGTATTCGTTCACCTGCAAGTATGCCGAAGGGTTCACGATGATCGTTGCGGACCGCACGAAGCAGCCGAAAGGTATGGGCGTGCAGTTCGAAGGGAGCGAAGGCTGGATCTGGGTGGAACGCGGCGGCGTCCTCGAATCGTCGATCCCCGGCGTCACCACCTCGGTGATCGGGCCGAACGAGATCCATCTGTACAAGAGTGACGACCATCACCAGAACTTCATCGATTGCGTGCGCAGCCGCCGGAAGACCATCACCCCGGCGGAAGTGGCACACCGGTCGATCATGATCGGCCATCTCGGTATCATCGCCATGAAGCTCGGGAGGAAGGTGCAGTGGAACCCTGCCACCGAACGGTTCGTGAACGACCCCGAAGCGGACCGGCTTCTCGGCCGCACCATGCGTGGCCCCTGGCATCTGTGATCACCCGATCTGACAAGGACGAAACATCATGACCTCCACCATCATCAAACATCTGTGCATCACCGCGGTGCTGCTGCTCACCGCCGCGGACATCCTGCAGGCGCAGATCCCTGCCGCGGATCTGCAACGCATGGAAGCGGCCGCACCGGTACGTGCGACCGTCCAACCCGCAAAGCCCCGCAAGCTGCTGGTCTTCACCCTCTCGCAGGGGTACCAGCACAGCTCCATCGAACGTGCCACCGCCACGCTGAAGATCCTGGCAGCAAAGACCGGGGCGTTCGAGCCCACGTTCAGCGCCGACACCACCGTCTTCCTGCCCGCTTCATTGAAGCAGTTCGACGGCATCCTCTTTAATAATACCACCTGGCTGTTGCTGTCCGATCCGGCGGTCCGGAAGAGCATCATGGACTTTGCCCGCAATGGCGGCGGCATCATGGGCATCCATGCGGCCGTGGACAACTTCTATTCGTGGCAGGAAGCGCAGGAGATGTTCGGCGGCTGGTTCGACGGCCATCCGTGGACCGGCGACGGGACCTGGGCCGTGATCCTCGAAGACCCCGGCCACCCGCTCATGAAACCGTTCGGCGGGAAGAACTTCACGATCCATGACGAACTCTACCGCATCGCGCCGGTGAAGCTGCGCGACAACTGCCGCGTGCTGATGCGCATCGATTCCAACGATCCGCACAACCGCACGGCAGCCGGCATGCGGCCGTCGGACCGCGACCTGCCGATCAGCTGGATCCGTACCTTCGGCAAGGGGCGCGTGTTCTACTGCTCGCTCGGACACAACGACGAAGTGTACTGGAACCCCGCCGTCCTGCAGCACTACCTCGACGGCATTCAGTATGCGCTCGGCGACCTGCCGGCAGATGCGACGCCGCGGCCGTTCGATCCGATGATCATGCTCGATACCGATTCGCTGCGCATCGCTCTCGCGGGGATCGCCACGTATGAGGCGGGCACGAGCCGCTACCCCATGATCGTCTTCGACAGGGTCGTGCGCCGTGCGGGGGATGCACCGGCGGTACGGACCAGGATCGAACAAGCAATGCTTACGGCCATGCACGCGGGGGTCACGGCAGAAGGGAAGCGGTTCCTCTGCACGCGGCTGGCAGAATTCGGCACCGATGCCGCCGTTCCGTTGCTGGCGGCGATGCTCAAGAAGCCTGAGACATTCGACGTGGCGCGGTATGCGCTCGAAGGCATTCCCGGGAAGGTGTCCGAGCAGGTACTGCTCGATGCGATGGATGCTGCAAGCGGCGACCAGCTCATCGCGCTCGTGAACACCATCGGCAACCGGCGCATCGGTTCCACGATCCCGAAGTTGAAGTCGCTCCTGGCCTCGTCCGATGCCACGCTGGCATCAGCCGCGGCAGCCTCGCTGGGCCGCATCGGCAGCGTGCAGTCGCTGGATGCCCTTACGGCCTCCCGTGCGGTCACGTCCGGAGTGGTGCAGCAGAGTGTATTGGAAGGCATGGCAACGGCGGCAGATCTCCTCGCCGCGGCAGGTGACAGGGTCGCTGCGCAGGCAGCGTATCGCACCCTGCTCAGCGCGGAAATGCCGGCACCGCTCCGCATGCGTGCCGTGCGGGGTGTGGTGCACGGTGGCGATCCCGGGATGACCGATGCGGTGATGGGTATCCTTGCGGGGAAGGACGAGGTTGCGCGTACGTCCGTGCTCGAGGCAGTGCAGCAGATGCCGTCGGGCGAGACCGTCCGCCGCATCGCGGGGATGCTCCCTCAGTTCTCCAATGGCGAGAAGCTGCGGCTCGTGTCCGCGCTGGCGAAGCACCCCGAGTCAGCCGTCCGTGACATCGTCACCGGCGCGCTCAAAGACAGGTCCGTTGATGTGCGCGTTGCGGCATTGAAGACCCTGCGCGTGATCGGTACCGCGGCCGCTGTCCGCCCCATGGCCGCTGTTGCCGTCGCCTCGAAAGGTGAAGAGCAACGTAAAGCCCGTGAAAGCCTCACATCGCTCGCATCGCCGGGTACGGACGATTCGCTTGTCGTGCTGTTACGGGGCACGCAGAACGATCTGAAGGCCGAAGCGGTGAAGGCGATGCGTGAACGGCGCGTGCCGGCATCGGCAGGGCCGCTCGTTGTCGCATTGCAGGACCGCACCCCGAAGGTCCGCCAGGAAGCAGCCCTTGCACTCCGCCTGATCGCGCAGGACGGTGATATCCCCGAGATGCTGGGCGCCCTGCAGTCCGAGAAGACGGACGCCGTGCGGAAGGAACTCGAGAACAGCATCGTGGCAACAGCGCTCAGGATCAACGATCCCGCGCAGCGCGATCCGCTCGTCATCGGTGTGCTCGGGACAGCGAAGGACCGTGAGAACAGGTCGTCGCTCATCCGGATCCTCGGGCGTATCGGTACTCCGCAGGGCCTCGCGACGATCGTTCCCGCACTCAAGGACCGCGACAAAGAGGTCATGATGGCGACCGTCCGCGCGCTCTCGGAGTGGCCCACGCCGGCAGCATACAACGATCTGCACGCGCTCGCAACGACATCTACCGACCGCACCGTGCGGACCCTTGCCGTGCGCGGCGTCGTGCGCACCACGGGGCTGGATACCTCGCTCACCCATGACGCAACACTCGGACGGTACCGTGAGGCTTTCGGACTGACGAAGGATGCCGAAGAGAAGAAGCAGTTGCTGGCCCTGATGGGTGCCGCGCCGTCCCTGGCGGCATTCGCAATGACCGCGGACTGCCTGAAGGATCCCGCACTGAAAGCCGATGCGGAGATCGCGCTCGTTACCATCGCCGAGCCGATCGCGAAGGACCACCATGCGGCCATCTCACCTCAGCTGGAACGGCTCGCGTCCTCCACGAATCCGACGGTGGTGGAGAGAAGCAAGAACCTGCTGGCGCGCATCGCACAGTTGACCGGCAAGAAGTAACTGAACACGGATGATCAAAGCCTCGCACACGCTGAAAGGAAGAGCATGAACCTCAACAAGATCGTGAATACCCTCCTTCCGGTGTCTCTGGCGCTCGGCCTCGCTGCCTGCGCCACGACAAAGGAAATGCCTAGGCGGCCGGAGCCGCGGCGGGCGATGCCCTCATGGGTGATTGGCAGGGATATCGTGTCTCGCCGTCGGGCACCGTCCTTCCGCTCGCCGTGCAGCTCGTTTCCTACGGCGAGAACACCTATGACGCCACGGTCCTGGAGAGTTTTGAGCAGCGCGATCCCGAACGGTTCGTCCTTCCGTTACGGAAAGACGGTGATGCGCTGTCCACATCGTCGGATCCCGGCTTCCGCGCCTCGATCAGGGATGGCGTCATCAACGGCTCGTCGCCCCGCGGCAACATCGCAAGCTTCACGCTCCGCAGGGTGCAGCGCACATCGCCGACGCTCGGCGCGCAGCCGCCTGCGGGTGCGGTCGTGCTGTTCGACGGCAAGGATCTCTCGCAGTGGAAGGTCGCCGGCAAAGAGGAACGTCCCGCGGCCTGGAAGCTCGCGGACGGTACCATGGAAGTGGCCCCGAACGGCGGGACGATCGTGACGAAGAAAGGCGTTCGGCGATTGCGACCTGCACCTCGAGTTCCGCACGCCGTTCATGCCGACCAAGCGCGGACAGGAGCGCGGGAACAGCGGCGTGTACATGCAGGGACGCTATGAGATCCAGGTGCTGGACAGCTACGGCCTCACGGGTGAGGACAACGAGTGCGGCGGCATCTACAAAGTGGCGCAGCCGCGCGTGAACATGTGTGCGCCTCCCGGACAGTGGCAGACGTATGACATCAGCTTCCGCGCACCGCGGTTCGATGCGAACGGGAACAAGACCGCATCAGCGATGGTGACCGTCCGCCACAACGGCGTGATCATCCACCAGAACCTCGCCATCCCCGGACCCACCGGTGGAGCGATCGATGAACGCGTCGGCGAACCGGGCGGATTGTGCCTGCAGGACCACGGGAATCCGGTGCAGTTCCGGAACATCTGGCTTGTCGAGCCCGCCAACGCGAACGGACGTTGAACCAAGGAGCAAGCATGAGTGATCTGCGTGTCATCGTCATAGGATGCGGGAACATGGGCTCGTCCCATGCCCGCGCCTATGCCGCAGTGGAGGGGTTTGCCCTCGTGGGACTCGTTGATCGCGACGAGGCGCGGGCGAAGCGGCTTGCGGCAGAGACCGGCAATCCGGCGGTCTATACGGACATGGATGTTGCGATGGAGCAGGCACGCCCGGATGTGGTATGCATCTGCACCTATCCGGATACCCATCATGCCCTCGTGATGAAGTGCCTGAAGGCCGGGAAGCACGTCTTCGTGGAGAAGCCGCTGGCGCAGACCGTGGCCCAGGCGCAGGAGATCGCGCGCACAGCGCACGAGCGCAAGCTGAAGGTCGTCGTCGGTTACATCCTCCGACACCATCCGGCATGGACGCGGTTCATCGACGAGGCACGCACGCTCGGCACACCGCTCGTCATGCGCATGAACCTGAACCAGCAGAGTTCGGGAAGCGAGTGGGAAGTGCATAAGCGCCTCATGACCTCCATGTCGCCCATCGTGGACTGCGGCGTGCATTATGTGGACATCATGTGCCTCATGACGCGGTCGGAGCCCGTGCGCGTCACGGCCATCGGCGCGCGGCTCACCGATGAGATCGCGAAGGATATGTACAACTACGGCCAGCTGCAGGTGACCTTCGCCAATGGCTCGGTCGGCTGGTATGAAGCGGGGTGGGGACCGATGATGAGCGAGACCGCGTTCTTCGTGAAGGATGTGATCGGTCCACGCGGATCGGTGAGCATCGCCGACGCGCATGATACGGGATCGGCGGACATCGATTCCCACACGAAGACCAGCCGGTTGCTGAAACATGATGCGGCATCCGGCGAGAATCTGTACATCGATACGGGCGAAGACCCCGGGCATCAGGGATTGTGCAATGCGGAGCAGCGGTATGTCCTCCGTGCGGTGCGCGAGGACCTCGACCTGACCGGCCATCTGAACGATGCCGTGAACAGTCTGCGGATCGTGCTCGCCGCCGACGAATCTGTCCGCACCGGTGCGGTCGTCCATTTGAACACCAAGGAGTGACAATGAAAAGTGCGAACTTTCTGCGGCTCAGCGGGATGATGTTCCTTGAATTCTTCGTCTGGGGTGCATGGTACGTCACCGTCGGCAACTACATGGCCGCCGTCGGCATGAGCGACGCGATCTACTGGGCGTACACCGTCGGGCCCATCGGCGCGATCGTGTCGCCGTTCTTCCTCGGCATGGTCGCCGACCGCTTCTTTTCCACGGAGAAGGTCCTCGGCGTCCTGCACATCATCGGCGGTATCGCCATGCTGCTGGCACCGATCGCAGCGAACGCAGGAGAAGCCGGCATCTTCATCATCCTCCTGCTCGTGCACATGCTGTGCTACATGCCCACCGTCGGACTCGCGAACGCGCTCGCGTTCCATCATATCTCCGATCAGGAGAAGCAATTCCCGGTGGTCCGCGTGTTCGGCACCATCGGCTGGATCGTGGCAGGCGTGCTCGTGAGCATGGTCCTCGGCGCAGACAAGACCGACGTGCCGTTGCGCGTCGCGGGTATCGCCGGACTCGTGATGGGCGTGTATGCATTCTTCCTCCCCCACACCCCGCCCACACCGAAGAAGGCCGTCTCCTTCCGCGAGATCGCGGGTATCGATGCCCTCGGCAAGCTCTGGAGCCCGTCGTTCCTTGTGTTCATCATCGGCTCATTCCTCATCTGCATCCCGCTCTCGGCCTACTATGCGTACGCGCCCGTGTATGTGTCCACGAGTGGCGTGGAAAACCCCGCCTTCCGGATGTCGTTCGGGCAAATGTCCGAAGCGCTCTTCATTCTGGCGTTGCCGCTCTTCTTCCGCTGGATGGGCATCAAGTGGGTGCTCGTGATCGGTATGCTCGCGTGGGTGCTGCGCTACGTCCTCTTCGCGCTCGCCGCGCCGGCCAGCGTTGTCTGGATGATCATGGGGGGCATTCTTCTCCACGGCATCTGCTATGATTTCTTCTTCGT
Proteins encoded in this window:
- a CDS encoding alpha-mannosidase; protein product: MRSLRWILACAAFCLQAEAMAQPSGPSAHALPPAVPPVSDTLRSTIHLIGSSHQDIAWMDSPEKCKEQRDVVVITPALKIMREHPDFRYGMENTLNLVEYLERHPDRYDEVLRLTREGKMEWGATYNQPYESMLSGEQLVRELYFGRKWIRTHLPGCDARVAWNPDVPGRATQMQQILAKAGVPYLMISRQKENLFRWKSPDGSSVIAYTPGHYYNHSLILAETTAVAAEKLGKKYDEWQTFFAGRGMPAQFGVLNSADAMGPQYFGKLVDRWNELPSPANASRPVMKHSSAEDFFRSVDVPGARLDTITGERPNVWLYIHGPTHHWAISAKRQAGVLLPAAEAFSTIDALLAGSWTGYPQKELNTAWAASIYDDHGWGGNQGQVTDQLFRSKADTARTIGKALLGRALGNIAARVKTATAKGTPVVVFNALSWPRTEPVRVVLPAGSYRITDASGKAVASQSVAVPAGASEGGTAVTFIARDVPSYGYATYYAVPDKAGPSQRIVSPAPLTWESKHYTIRFAPGGLQSIYDKELKRELLRTGKFLGGEIFTMRSVGTGAGEFTRVQQPTMEGFDKLSNHAPVWRMEENGPVYAVFALRQPLPTCTIVEKVTVYHEVKRIDVDVAILGWNGDRYREFRMALPLAMTAPEIAYQVPMGIARFQKDEMPGAAGYAYGKVDYSQPNVDVRPREVQNFVTASDATCGVTMSSDVAVMDFLDPTDHPVDHPVLQPILLASRRSCHGLGNWYLQEGDHQYRFSITSHAPGSAAGQRQAIGVNDPLIAVVQERRDAARHCRPCTGSCRCRRRTGA
- a CDS encoding Gfo/Idh/MocA family oxidoreductase, with product MASDRPLRMGMVGGGPGAFIGEVHRKASRMDGGIVTVAGAFSRSAEQSRATGKQLMLDPARAYASYQEMIEKEARLSAGEKIDIVAVTTPNNSHFPIAKLALESGFHVMCEKPMTFTSQEARDLVAVVKKTGKVFGLMHNYTGYPMVKLARDIVRGGELGEIRKVVVQYPQGWLSTPLEATGQVQASWRVDPGQSGVAGAIGDIGTHCENLAEYITGLKITQVCADITTFVAGRRLDDDGNCLLHFNNGARGILHVSQIAVGEENGLAIRVYGTKLALEWHQEHPNALILKDQNGPDRIFRRGNGYVAEKSAAAARATRLPSGHPEAFLEAFANVYCNFADTIRAVDEGRKPDALALDFPNVEDGLRGMLFIETVIASGKSTEKWTNMPV
- a CDS encoding sugar phosphate isomerase/epimerase, with amino-acid sequence MGRPVTLFTGQWADLPLEVLAQKAASWGYDGLELACWGDHLDVERGAVDKDYCAGKLALLKKHNLKLFAISHHLAGQLVCDLNNDARSDGFAPASCAGDPEKKRAWAVATMKNAARTARNLGVHVVNGFTGSPIWHLLYSFPPVADATIEDGFRSFARMWNPILDVYDECGVKFALEVHPTEIAFDIITAHRALEAIGHRKTFGFNFDPSHLHWQMVDPVQFIREFTDRIYHVHMKDAALQLDGRSGILASHLNFGHPARGWDFRSLGRGGIKFEEIIRALNHAKYGGPLSVEWEDSNMDREHGAREACAFVKHLDFAPSGVAFDSAFDK
- a CDS encoding Gfo/Idh/MocA family oxidoreductase, producing MKQHPSNTRRDFLKKAGLAAVGAIGAPMILPSKVFARNGIVAPGSKITMACIGIGNMGTYNMGAFLQKPEVQIVAVCDVDAKRLEEGRAAVDKHYGTKGCAVYSDFRELLARTDLDAVSIATPDHWHALLAVASIKAGLDVYGEKPLGFSIPEGRAIVDATERYGAIWQTGSWQRSEKNFRYACELVRNGRIGKVHTVRVGLPNGFSINDNGGYHVTTPPPGFDYEMWLGPAPKTPYIPNRCHWNFRWISDYGGGQLTDWAGHHCDIAQWGMGTELSSPVEIEGVAEYTDAADGLFDTPTKYSFTCKYAEGFTMIVADRTKQPKGMGVQFEGSEGWIWVERGGVLESSIPGVTTSVIGPNEIHLYKSDDHHQNFIDCVRSRRKTITPAEVAHRSIMIGHLGIIAMKLGRKVQWNPATERFVNDPEADRLLGRTMRGPWHL